The following coding sequences lie in one Arabidopsis thaliana chromosome 3, partial sequence genomic window:
- a CDS encoding Ribosomal protein S19e family protein (Ribosomal protein S19e family protein; FUNCTIONS IN: structural constituent of ribosome; INVOLVED IN: translation; LOCATED IN: cytosolic small ribosomal subunit, cytosolic ribosome, ribosome, cell wall; EXPRESSED IN: 24 plant structures; EXPRESSED DURING: 13 growth stages; CONTAINS InterPro DOMAIN/s: Ribosomal protein S19e, conserved site (InterPro:IPR018277), Ribosomal protein S19e (InterPro:IPR001266); BEST Arabidopsis thaliana protein match is: Ribosomal protein S19e family protein (TAIR:AT5G15520.1); Has 1131 Blast hits to 1131 proteins in 394 species: Archae - 214; Bacteria - 4; Metazoa - 402; Fungi - 148; Plants - 164; Viruses - 0; Other Eukaryotes - 199 (source: NCBI BLink).): protein MATGKTVKDVSPHDFVKAYASHLKRSGKIELPTWTDIVKTGKLKELAPYDPDWYYIRAASMARKVYLRGGLGVGAFRRIYGGSKRNGSRPPHFCKSSGGIARHILQQLETMNIVELDTKGGRRITSSGQRDLDQVAGRIAVEP from the exons ATGGCAACTGGTAAAACTGTGAAAGACGTCTCGCCTCATGACTTCGTCAAGGCTTATGCTTCTCATCTCAAGCGATCTGGCAAG ATCGAGCTTCCCACATGGACAGACATTGTGAAGACCGGAAAGTTGAAGGAGCTTGCACCATATGATCCTGATTGGTACTACATCAGAGCTG CATCTATGGCAAGGAAGGTTTACCTGAGGGGAGGACTTGGTGTTGGTGCTTTCCGTAGAATCTATGGTGGAAGCAAGAGGAACGGTAGTCGCCCACCTCACTTTTGCAAAAGCAGTGGTGGTATTGCCCGTCACATCCTCCAACAGCTGGAGACAATGAACATTGTTGAGCTCGACACCAAAGG aGGAAGAAGGATCACTTCCAGTGGCCAAAGGGATTTGGACCAGGTTGCTGGCCGTATTGCAGTTGAACCTTGA
- the MPPBETA gene encoding Insulinase (Peptidase family M16) protein (MPPBETA; FUNCTIONS IN: metalloendopeptidase activity, zinc ion binding; INVOLVED IN: proteolysis; LOCATED IN: in 11 components; EXPRESSED IN: 27 plant structures; EXPRESSED DURING: 17 growth stages; CONTAINS InterPro DOMAIN/s: Peptidase M16, zinc-binding site (InterPro:IPR001431), Peptidase M16, C-terminal (InterPro:IPR007863), Peptidase M16, N-terminal (InterPro:IPR011765), Metalloenzyme, LuxS/M16 peptidase-like, metal-binding (InterPro:IPR011249), Peptidase M16, core (InterPro:IPR011237); BEST Arabidopsis thaliana protein match is: Insulinase (Peptidase family M16) protein (TAIR:AT1G51980.1); Has 13067 Blast hits to 12610 proteins in 2372 species: Archae - 22; Bacteria - 8565; Metazoa - 1070; Fungi - 780; Plants - 365; Viruses - 3; Other Eukaryotes - 2262 (source: NCBI BLink).): MAMKNLLSLARRSQRRLFLTQATRSSSSFSAIDSVPASASPTALSPPPPHLMPYDHAAEIIKNKIKKLENPDKRFLKYASPHPILASHNHILSAPETRVTTLPNGLRVATESNLSAKTATVGVWIDAGSRFESDETNGTAHFLEHMIFKGTDRRTVRALEEEIEDIGGHLNAYTSREQTTYYAKVLDSNVNQALDVLADILQNSKFEEQRINRERDVILREMQEVEGQTDEVVLDHLHATAFQYTPLGRTILGPAQNVKSITREDLQNYIKTHYTASRMVIAAAGAVKHEEVVEQVKKLFTKLSSDPTTTSQLVANEPASFTGSEVRMIDDDLPLAQFAVAFEGASWTDPDSVALMVMQTMLGSWNKNVGGGKHVGSDLTQRVAINEIAESIMAFNTNYKDTGLFGVYAVAKADCLDDLSYAIMYEVTKLAYRVSDADVTRARNQLKSSLLLHMDGTSPIAEDIGRQLLTYGRRIPTAELFARIDAVDASTVKRVANKYIYDKVRHCNLSYWSNPRFARLQQIQTQNLLEPVLRL; the protein is encoded by the exons ATGGCGATGAAGAATCTACTGTCCCTAGCTCGCCGATCTCAGAGGCGTTTATTCCTCACTCAAGCCACACGATCTTCCTCTTCGTTTTCAGCTATCGATTCGGTGCCGGCTTCCGCATCTCCGACGGCTCTATCTCCACCGCCGCCGCATCTTATGCCATACGACCACGCGGCTgagattataaaaaataagatcAAGAAGCTCGAGAATCCTGATAAGAGGTTCCTTAAATACGCATCTCCACATCCGATCCTCGCTTCCCACAATCACATCTTGTCAGCTCCGGAGACTCGTGTCACTACCTTGCCCAATGGTCTACGAGTCGCTACTGAGTCAAATCTCTCGGCTAAGACCGCCACCGTTGGAGTCTGGATCGACGCTGGATCTCGGTTTGAGTCCGATGAGACCAACGGAACGGCTCATTTTTTGGAGCATATGATATTCAAAGGCACGGATAGGCGTACAGTGAGAGCGTTGGAGGAAGAGATCGAAGATATTGGTGGTCACCTGAACGCGTATACATCGAGGGAACAGACCACTTATTATGCTAAGGTTTTGGATTCCAATGTGAACCAGGCTTTGGATGTCTTGGCTGATATCCTACAGAATTCTAAGTTCGAGGAACAGAGAATTAACCGCGAACGAGATGTCATCCTCAGGGAAATGCAAGAG GTGGAGGGACAAACCGATGAAGTGGTTCTTGACCATTTACATGCCACTGCATTCCAATACACACCCCTTGGAAGAACTATTTTGGGACCTGCTCAGAACGTCAAATCGATCACCAGAGAGGATCTACAGAACTACATTAAGACTCACTACACTGCTTCCAGGATG GTGATTGCTGCTGCAGGAGCTGTTAAGCATGAGGAAGTTGTTGAGCAAGTGAAGAAGCTATTTACCAAGTTGTCGTCTGATCCAACAACTACTTCTCAACTGGTTGCCAATGAACCTGCTAGTTTTACTGGTTCTGAG GTCCGAATGATTGATGACGACCTACCCCTTGCACAATTTGCTGTTGCCTTTGAGGGAGCATCTTGGACTGATCCAGATTCCGTTGCTCTTATGGTTATGCAAACTATGTTGGGTTCGTGGAACAAAAATGTTGGTGGTGGAAAACACGTGGG TTCTGACCTGACCCAGAGGGTTGCCATTAATGAAATAGCAGAAAGCATAATGGCATTCAACACTAACTACAAGGATACTGGACTGTTCGGCGTTTATGCAGTTGCCAAG GCCGATTGCTTGGATGATTTATCATATGCCATTATGTATGAGGTAACCAAGCTGGCCTACCGAGTTTCAGACGCTGATGTGACACGTGCACGAAATCAG CTGAAATCATCATTGTTACTTCACATGGATGGAACCAGCCCAATTGCTGAAGATATTGGTCGTCAG CTGCTGACCTATGGGCGTAGAATCCCAACCGCTGAACTCTTTGCTAGGATCGATGCTGTTGATGCCAGCACGGTAAAACGTGTTGCCAACAAATATATCTATGACAAAGTAA GACATTGCAATCTCAGCTATTGGTCCAATCCAAGATTTGCCAGACTACAACAAATTCAGACGCAGAACCTACTGGAACCGGTACTAAGGCTCTGA
- the MPPBETA gene encoding Insulinase (Peptidase family M16) protein (MPPBETA; FUNCTIONS IN: metalloendopeptidase activity, zinc ion binding; INVOLVED IN: proteolysis; LOCATED IN: in 11 components; EXPRESSED IN: 27 plant structures; EXPRESSED DURING: 17 growth stages; CONTAINS InterPro DOMAIN/s: Peptidase M16, zinc-binding site (InterPro:IPR001431), Peptidase M16, C-terminal (InterPro:IPR007863), Peptidase M16, N-terminal (InterPro:IPR011765), Metalloenzyme, LuxS/M16 peptidase-like, metal-binding (InterPro:IPR011249), Peptidase M16, core (InterPro:IPR011237); BEST Arabidopsis thaliana protein match is: Insulinase (Peptidase family M16) protein (TAIR:AT1G51980.1); Has 13314 Blast hits to 12840 proteins in 2395 species: Archae - 22; Bacteria - 8770; Metazoa - 1075; Fungi - 780; Plants - 366; Viruses - 3; Other Eukaryotes - 2298 (source: NCBI BLink).) has protein sequence MAMKNLLSLARRSQRRLFLTQATRSSSSFSAIDSVPASASPTALSPPPPHLMPYDHAAEIIKNKIKKLENPDKRFLKYASPHPILASHNHILSAPETRVTTLPNGLRVATESNLSAKTATVGVWIDAGSRFESDETNGTAHFLEHMIFKGTDRRTVRALEEEIEDIGGHLNAYTSREQTTYYAKVLDSNVNQALDVLADILQNSKFEEQRINRERDVILREMQEVEGQTDEVVLDHLHATAFQYTPLGRTILGPAQNVKSITREDLQNYIKTHYTASRMVIAAAGAVKHEEVVEQVKKLFTKLSSDPTTTSQLVANEPASFTGSEVRMIDDDLPLAQFAVAFEGASWTDPDSVALMVMQTMLGSWNKNVGGGKHVGSDLTQRVAINEIAESIMAFNTNYKDTGLFGVYAVAKADCLDDLSYAIMYEVTKLAYRVSDADVTRARNQLKSSLLLHMDGTSPIAEDIGRQLLTYGRRIPTAELFARIDAVDASTVKRVANKYIYDKDIAISAIGPIQDLPDYNKFRRRTYWNRY, from the exons ATGGCGATGAAGAATCTACTGTCCCTAGCTCGCCGATCTCAGAGGCGTTTATTCCTCACTCAAGCCACACGATCTTCCTCTTCGTTTTCAGCTATCGATTCGGTGCCGGCTTCCGCATCTCCGACGGCTCTATCTCCACCGCCGCCGCATCTTATGCCATACGACCACGCGGCTgagattataaaaaataagatcAAGAAGCTCGAGAATCCTGATAAGAGGTTCCTTAAATACGCATCTCCACATCCGATCCTCGCTTCCCACAATCACATCTTGTCAGCTCCGGAGACTCGTGTCACTACCTTGCCCAATGGTCTACGAGTCGCTACTGAGTCAAATCTCTCGGCTAAGACCGCCACCGTTGGAGTCTGGATCGACGCTGGATCTCGGTTTGAGTCCGATGAGACCAACGGAACGGCTCATTTTTTGGAGCATATGATATTCAAAGGCACGGATAGGCGTACAGTGAGAGCGTTGGAGGAAGAGATCGAAGATATTGGTGGTCACCTGAACGCGTATACATCGAGGGAACAGACCACTTATTATGCTAAGGTTTTGGATTCCAATGTGAACCAGGCTTTGGATGTCTTGGCTGATATCCTACAGAATTCTAAGTTCGAGGAACAGAGAATTAACCGCGAACGAGATGTCATCCTCAGGGAAATGCAAGAG GTGGAGGGACAAACCGATGAAGTGGTTCTTGACCATTTACATGCCACTGCATTCCAATACACACCCCTTGGAAGAACTATTTTGGGACCTGCTCAGAACGTCAAATCGATCACCAGAGAGGATCTACAGAACTACATTAAGACTCACTACACTGCTTCCAGGATG GTGATTGCTGCTGCAGGAGCTGTTAAGCATGAGGAAGTTGTTGAGCAAGTGAAGAAGCTATTTACCAAGTTGTCGTCTGATCCAACAACTACTTCTCAACTGGTTGCCAATGAACCTGCTAGTTTTACTGGTTCTGAG GTCCGAATGATTGATGACGACCTACCCCTTGCACAATTTGCTGTTGCCTTTGAGGGAGCATCTTGGACTGATCCAGATTCCGTTGCTCTTATGGTTATGCAAACTATGTTGGGTTCGTGGAACAAAAATGTTGGTGGTGGAAAACACGTGGG TTCTGACCTGACCCAGAGGGTTGCCATTAATGAAATAGCAGAAAGCATAATGGCATTCAACACTAACTACAAGGATACTGGACTGTTCGGCGTTTATGCAGTTGCCAAG GCCGATTGCTTGGATGATTTATCATATGCCATTATGTATGAGGTAACCAAGCTGGCCTACCGAGTTTCAGACGCTGATGTGACACGTGCACGAAATCAG CTGAAATCATCATTGTTACTTCACATGGATGGAACCAGCCCAATTGCTGAAGATATTGGTCGTCAG CTGCTGACCTATGGGCGTAGAATCCCAACCGCTGAACTCTTTGCTAGGATCGATGCTGTTGATGCCAGCACGGTAAAACGTGTTGCCAACAAATATATCTATGACAAA GACATTGCAATCTCAGCTATTGGTCCAATCCAAGATTTGCCAGACTACAACAAATTCAGACGCAGAACCTACTGGAACCGGTACTAA
- a CDS encoding UDP-Glycosyltransferase superfamily protein (UDP-Glycosyltransferase superfamily protein; FUNCTIONS IN: UDP-glycosyltransferase activity, transferase activity, transferring glycosyl groups; INVOLVED IN: metabolic process; LOCATED IN: cellular_component unknown; EXPRESSED IN: root; CONTAINS InterPro DOMAIN/s: UDP-glucuronosyl/UDP-glucosyltransferase (InterPro:IPR002213); BEST Arabidopsis thaliana protein match is: UDP-Glycosyltransferase superfamily protein (TAIR:AT1G05675.1); Has 7982 Blast hits to 7880 proteins in 431 species: Archae - 0; Bacteria - 322; Metazoa - 2378; Fungi - 47; Plants - 5098; Viruses - 73; Other Eukaryotes - 64 (source: NCBI BLink).), giving the protein MDNNSNKRMGRPHVVVIPYPAQGHVLPLISFSRYLAKQGIQITFINTEFNHNRIISSLPNSPHEDYVGDQINLVSIPDGLEDSPEERNIPGKLSESVLRFMPKKVEELIERMMAETSGGTIISCVVADQSLGWAIEVAAKFGIRRTAFCPAAAASMVLGFSIQKLIDDGLIDSDGTVRVNKTIQLSPGMPKMETDKFVWVCLKNKESQKNIFQLMLQNNNSIESTDWLLCNSVHELETAAFGLGPNIVPIGPIGWAHSLEEGSTSLGSFLPHDRDCLDWLDRQIPGSVIYVAFGSFGVMGNPQLEELAIGLELTKRPVLWVTGDQQPIKLGSDRVKVVRWAPQREVLSSGAIGCFVSHCGWNSTLEGAQNGIPFLCIPYFADQFINKAYICDVWKIGLGLERDARGVVPRLEVKKKIDEIMRDGGEYEERAMKVKEIVMKSVAKDGISCENLNKFVNWIKSQVN; this is encoded by the exons ATGGATAATAACTCAAATAAAAGAATGGGAAGGCCACATGTTGTGGTCATACCTTACCCTGCACAAGGTCATGTTCTTCCTCTAATAAGTTTCTCACGTTACCTTGCGAAACAAGGAATCCAAATTACATTCATAAACACCGAGTTTAACCATAACCGCATCATCAGTTCCTTACCCAATTCACCTCATGAAGATTATGTTGGGGATCAGATCAATCTTGTTTCAATCCCTGACGGTTTAGAAGATTCACCAGAAGAGAGGAACATTCCAGGGAAGTTGTCGGAGTCTGTTTTGCGTTTTATGCCTAAAAAAGTAGAGGAATTGATCGAGAGGATGATGGCAGAAACTAGCGGTGGTACGATCATTAGCTGCGTTGTAGCGGATCAGAGCTTGGGATGGGCAATTGAAGTTGCAGCTAAGTTTGGGATCAGACGCACCGCGTTTTGTCCTGCTGCAGCTGCGTCTATGGTTCTTGGATTTAGTATTCAAAAACTTATCGATGATGGTCTCATAGATTCTGATG GGACTGTGAGAGTAAATAAGACAATTCAACTATCTCCCGGGATGCCAAAGATGGAAACAGACAAGTTTGTGTGGGTTTGTCTGAAGAACAAAGAATCTCAGAAAAACATATTCCAACTTATGCTTCAAAACAATAACTCGATCGAGTCAACGGATTGGTTGTTGTGTAACTCTGTCCATGAACTTGAAACTGCAGCATTTGGATTGGGCCCGAATATAGTACCAATTGGGCCCATTGGTTGGGCTCATAGTCTTGAAGAGGGATCCACGTCACTAGGAAGCTTTTTACCTCATGACCGGGATTGTCTAGATTGGTTGGACCGGCAGATTCCCGGTTCGGTTATATATGTTGCCTTTGGGAGTTTTGGGGTCATGGGCAACCCTCAGTTAGAAGAGCTAGCAATTGGTCTAGAGCTTACCAAGAG GCCAGTTTTGTGGGTCACTGGTGATCAACAACCAATCAAACTTGGGTCGGATCGAGTCAAAGTGGTGAGATGGGCTCCACAACGGGAGGTCCTTTCTTCTGGAGCCATTGGGTGTTTTGTGAGCCATTGTGGATGGAATTCAACTCTGGAAGGAGCCCAAAATGGCATACCATTTCTATGCATCCCTTATTTTGCAGACCAATTTATCAACAAAGCATATATATGCGATGTGTGGAAGATTGGATTAGGACTTGAAAGAGACGCACGAGGAGTGGTTCCGAGGTTAGAggttaagaagaagatcgatgaGATCATGAGAGACGGTGGAGAGTATGAAGAACGAGCTATGAAGGTTAAAGAGATTGTGATGAAAAGTGTTGCAAAAGATGGAATATCTTGTGAGAATCTTAATAAATTTGTCAACTGGATCAAATCACAAGTGAATTGA
- the scpl25 gene encoding serine carboxypeptidase-like 25 (serine carboxypeptidase-like 25 (scpl25); FUNCTIONS IN: serine-type carboxypeptidase activity; INVOLVED IN: proteolysis; LOCATED IN: endomembrane system; EXPRESSED IN: 22 plant structures; EXPRESSED DURING: 13 growth stages; CONTAINS InterPro DOMAIN/s: Peptidase S10, serine carboxypeptidase (InterPro:IPR001563), Peptidase S10, serine carboxypeptidase, active site (InterPro:IPR018202); BEST Arabidopsis thaliana protein match is: alpha/beta-Hydrolases superfamily protein (TAIR:AT4G30610.1); Has 3637 Blast hits to 3574 proteins in 364 species: Archae - 0; Bacteria - 191; Metazoa - 636; Fungi - 868; Plants - 1530; Viruses - 0; Other Eukaryotes - 412 (source: NCBI BLink).) encodes MAMAKLAIFTTLMAILVMTSQGRIPTEGGEKEAEADRITSLPGQPNVTFEQFSGYVTVDKLSGRSLFYWLTEASDLPLSKPLVIWLNGGPGCSSVAYGASEEIGPFRISKGGSGLYLNKFAWNSISNLLFLEAPAGVGFSYTNRSSDLFNTGDRRTAKDSLQFLIQWLHRFPRYNHREIYITGESYAGHYVPQLAKEIMNYNKRSKNPLNLKGIMVGNAVTDNHYDNLGTVSYWWSHAMISDRTYHQLISTCDFSRQKESDECETLYSYAMEQEFGNIDQYNIYAPPCNKSSDGGGSYNGSSGRRSMRLPHLPHSVLRKISGYDPCTERYAEIYYNRPDVQKALHANTTKIPYKWTACSEVLNRNWNDTDSTVLPIYREMIAGGIRVWVFSGDVDSVVPVTATRYSLARLSLSTKLPWYPWYVKKQVGGWTEVYEGLTFVTVRGAGHEVPLFKPRAAFELFKYFLRGKPLPKA; translated from the exons ATGGCAATGGCAAAACTCGCAATTTTCACCACTCTTATGGCCATACTCGTAATGACATCTCAAGGAAGGATTCCAACAGAAGgaggagagaaagaagcaGAGGCTGACAGAATTACGTCACTTCCAGGTCAGCCTAACGTCACGTTCGAGCAGTTTTCCGGCTACGTCACCGTCGATAAACTCTCCGGAAGATCACTCTTTTATTGGCTCACTGAAGCTTCTGACCTCCCTCTCTCCAAACCTCTCGTAATTTGGCTCAACGGAG GACCGGGATGTTCGTCGGTAGCGTACGGTGCGTCGGAGGAGATTGGACCATTCAGGATAAGCAAAGGTGGTTCCGGTTTGTATCTCAACAAGTTCGCATGGAACTCAATCTCCAATCTCTTGTTCCTCGAAGCTCCCGCCGGCGTCGGCTTCTCTTACACTAACCGCTCCTCCGATCTCTTCAACACCGGTGATCGCCGTACCg CCAAAGATTCACTTCAGTTTCTTATTCAATGGCTTCACCGGTTTCCGAGATACAACCACCGGGAAATCTACATCACCGGCGAGAGTTACGCCGGACATTACGTTCCTCAGCTGGCCAAAGAGATCATGAATTACAACAAACGATCAAAGAATCCGTTAAATCTCAAAGGAATCATG GTTGGAAACGCGGTGACGGACAATCACTATGATAACCTAGGAACGGTTTCGTATTGGTGGAGCCACGCGATGATCTCTGATCGGACGTATCATCAGTTGATAAGCACTTGCGATTTTAGTCGTCAGAAGGAATCTGATGAATGCGAAACCCTTTATTCTTACGCTATGGAGCAGGAGTTTGGTAACATTGATCAGTACAACATCTATGCGCCGCCGTGTAACAAGTCAAGCGACGGTGGTGGTAGCTACAATGGTTCTTCCGGCCGCCGGAGTATGCGGCTTCCTCACCTTCCCCACTCC GTATTGAGGAAAATTTCCGGTTATGATCCATGTACCGAGAGATATGCAGAGATCTATTATAACCGGCCTGATGTTCAGAAAGCTCTTCACGCCAACACCACCAAGATTCCGTATAAATGGACAGCTTGCAG TGAGGTGCTAAACCGGAATTGGAACGACACAGATTCAACGGTTCTCCCTATATACCGGGAAATGATTGCCGGCGGAATTAGAGTTTGGGTTTTCAG TGGTGACGTCGATTCAGTTGTACCAGTGACAGCTACTAGATACTCACTAGCAAGACTTAGTTTGAGTACCAAACTTCCTTGGTATCCTTGGTATGTCAAGAAACAG GTTGGAGGATGGACGGAAGTGTATGAAGGACTAACGTTCGTGACGGTTAGAGGAGCAGGTCACGAGGTGCCATTGTTCAAGCCACGTGCTGCTTTTGAGCTTTTTAAGTATTTCTTGAGAGGCAAGCCACTTCCAAAggcttaa
- a CDS encoding hydroxyproline-rich glycoprotein family protein (hydroxyproline-rich glycoprotein family protein; Has 21 Blast hits to 21 proteins in 9 species: Archae - 0; Bacteria - 0; Metazoa - 0; Fungi - 0; Plants - 21; Viruses - 0; Other Eukaryotes - 0 (source: NCBI BLink).), with the protein MELQQSNLETPLKTQHDHRKITTSNPESSPPRPFPESSRKHDSPPPRASTNEPMKKIGTPERLRVPIAFKYPERYRSPTDAMMSPVTKGLLARTRKSSGSLIPPSFNQTKIQELRKPESGLSSVSC; encoded by the exons atgGAGTTGCAACAATCAAATCTCGAAACACCTCTCAAAACCCAACACGACCACCGAAAAATCACCACTTCAAACCCTGAATCATCTCCGCCTCGACCTTTCCCGGAATCCAGCCGGAAACATGATTCTCCTCCTCCCCGAGCCTCCACCAACGAGCCAATGAAGAAAATCGGAACTCCGGAGCGTTTAAGAGTCCCAATAGCTTTCAAGTACCCAGAGAGGTACAGGAGCCCAACTGATGCAATGATGTCTCCAGTTACTAAAGGTCTTCTCGCAAGGACCAGAAAGTCTTCCGGTTCTCTTATTCCACCCAGCTTTAACCAAACCAAG ATTCAAGAACTACGCAAACCGGAATCGGGTTTATCATCTGTCAGTTGCTGA